In Marinobacter sp. M3C, the genomic stretch AAAACGAGCAGGCCAGTGCCATCGAAATGCAGCTCGATTACGGCCGTGCTTGGGCGGAAGTCAGCCGCGCGCTGAACGAAGCGGATATGACCGTTATAGACCTGAACCGCAGTGAAGGCTGGTTCCAGGTGGACTATCGCAGCACCGACGAGCGCGAATCGGGCTGGTTCAGTTGGTTTAGCGATAACGAAGCTCCGCGCCACACCCATACGGTGAACGTTACCCGCGGCGAACAGAAGGTACAGGTCAGCGCGGAAACCGCCGTTAACTATAGCGGTGAACAAACACCTTCCACGCTTCTTAACCGCCTGTTTGCCTATCTTTATTAACCGCTGGCTTTACTGATGATAACCGGGATGGCTTACGCCGGCCCGTTTTTGGAGAATCCCATGGAAAAGCGCAAAGAACTTTACGCCGGCAAGGCCAAATCGGTGCACACCACTGACGACCCTGAGCGTTTTGTACTGGTATTCCGCGACGACACCTCGGCCTTTGACGGCGAGAGAATAGAGCAGCTGAACCGCAAAGGCATGGTGAACAACAAGTTCAACGCCTTCATTATGGAAAAGCTGGAAGCTGCAGGCATTCCTACCCACTTCGAAGGCTTGCTGTCAGACGTTGAATGCCTGGTGAAAAAGCTCGACATGATTCCGGTCGAGTGCGTGATTCGTAACATTTCCGCCGGCAGCCTGTGCCGCCGTATTGGTGTAGAAGAAGGACTGGAACTGAATCCACCCACTTTCGAACTGTTCCTGAAAAACGATGCGCTGCATGACCCCATGGTCAACGAATCACTGGCGATCAGCCTGGGCTGGGCCAACGCCGACGAGCTGGCACAAATGAAGGTGCTGACGTATAAAGTGAATGACGTGCTCAAAAACCTGTTTGCAGACGCCGGAATGCTGCTGGTGGACTACAAACTGGAATTTGGCCGCAGCCATGGCCAGATTTTGCTGGGCGACGAGTTCAGCCCCGATGGGTGCCGCATATGGGATGCCAAAACCCGCAATAAAATGGACAAAGACCGCTTCCGCCAGGGCCTTGGTAGCGTGATTGAAACCTACGAAGAAGTAGGCCGCCGCCTGGGTATGTCGTTCGACTGATACGGATTTAAAATACGGAGCATCAACTATGCGCAGATTATTCATGATTTTGGCCGGATCAGCCGTTCTAGCAGCGCCAATGGCGCAAGCAGACGTGCTGGGGCTTGGCGCTCAGGTGGGTTACTGGAATTCAGAGCTGTCTGGTGACGTTGCAGCCAATGGTGGCTCGGTGGACGTCAAAGACGAGCTTAATCTGGACGGTGAAAGCAGCAATCAGCTGAGTTTGTACCTGGAACACCCGGTCCCTCTGCTGCCCAATGTGCGTGTGGCTTATATCAATATTGACCAGACTGCCCGTGGCCAGTTGAGCGGTAGCTTCGATGGTATTAGCGCCGGCTCAGACGTACGCTCTGATCTGGAACTGGAACAGCTGGATTTAACCCTGTATTACGAAGTACTGGACAACTGGGTTAATCTGGACGTAGGCCTGACGGTCCGCGATTTCTCCGGCGAGTTGCTGGTGCAGGGTAACGGCCAAAGTAGTCGGACGACAGCCGATGCGGTTGTGCCCATGGGCTATCTGGCAGCGCGTTTTGATCTGCCGTTCAGCGGTGCCAGTGTTGGCATTGAAGGCAATGCCATTGCCTACAGCGGTGACTCCCTGCACGATTTCAACGTGTACGGCCAGTATCAGTTGTCACTACTGCAGTTGCGCGCCGGCTATCGCCAGATGGCAGTGGATTACGAAGACGGTGACGACCGCTTCGATGTAAAAATCGATGGCCCGTTTGTCAGCGCCGGTGTGGTGTTTTAAGGAGAAAGTCTGTTGAAAATTCTGGTCACCGGTAGCGCCGGTTTTATTGGTTTCCATCTTGCGCAACGCCTGCTGGATCGCGGCGACGAAGTCATCGGGGTTGATAACCTGAATGACTACTACGATGTGAATCTGAAAGAAGCTCGCTTGGCAAAGCTAACGGGCAGAGCCGGCTTTACCGAAGTACGCCAGGATATCGCCGACCGCAACCTTATGGCCGCGCTCTTTGAAGAGCACAAACCTGAGCGTGTGGTGCACCTGGCGGCCCAGGCCGGGGTGCGCTATTCCATCGAAAACCCCCAAGCCTATGTAGACGCCAACCTGGTAGGCTTTATGAATATTCTGGAAGGCTGCCGCCGCAACGATGTGCAGCATTTTGTATATGCCTCCAGCAGCTCGGTTTACGGTGCCAACGAAGCCATGCCGTTCTCGGTGCACGACAACGTAGACCACCCGCTTAGCCTCTATGCTGCCTCGAAAAAAGCCAATGAGCTGATGGCCCACACCTACAGCCATCTGTACAACTTGCCCACCACCGGGCTGCGCTTTTTTACCGTGTACGGTCCTTGGGGCCGGCCTGATATGGCGCCGTTCATCTTCACCAGGAAAATTCTGGCCGGCGAGCCGATTGACGTATTCAACCACGGCCATCACAAACGCGATTTCACCTATATCGACGATATCGTGGAAGGCGTGGTGCGCACTCTGGATCAAATCGCGCAACCGAATCCCCAGTGGAGCGGCGCCCAGCCAGACCCAAGTACCAGCCGCGGGCCTTATCGCATCTACAACATCGGCAGCAACAATCCGGTGGAACTGGCGCGGTTTATTGAAACCATTGAACAGTGTACCGGTAAAAAAGCCGAGAAAAATCTGCTGCCCATGCAGCCGGGTGACGTGGTCGCAACGTACGCCAACGTAGATGGCCTGATCAGCGATGTCGGCTACAAGCCAGAAACCCAGCTAGAGCAGGGCATTGAACAGTTTGTTCATTGGTATCGGGATTTCTATAAGGTTTAAATGCGTCTTGTGTCAGCAATTCTTAAAGAGCTTTCTCCCAAGAACTTTTTATTGCGCGTTTGAGCCCAGCTGCTTTAACCGTTCCGGCAATTCCAGGGTAATTTTTGACTTCGCCAGCGGGCAGTCGAATTGCAGATAATACGCCAGCAGTTGCAAGGGTACCCCAGCGGCTGATCCATACAGCCTGTCGGCCACAATCGGGTGGCCAATACTCGCTAAATGGCGGCGAATCTGGTGTTTTCGACCGGTTTCAATGCGCACATTTACCCTGGAAGTACTGGCCTTAGTATCCCCGGCCTCCGTATTGACGGCGCTAGTCTTGGTGAAATTGATATTGATGGAACCGGTATTGATATAAAGAGTACTCACATGGCTAATCGCGGCTTTACCGTCAATTTCGCCGTCAATCGTTTGCTCCTTCACACCCAGCACGCCTGTTACGTCTGCCAAATATTGTTTGATGATTGTGCGCCCGGCAAACAGTTGTGACAGTGCCGCAGCGGCTTTTGAATCGTGAGCAATCAGCATCAAACCCGCGGCGTCGGCGTCCAAGCGATGAATCAAAAAGCAGGGTCGGTTTAACTGCACCTCGGCCACTCGCAACAAACTGCAGTGATCACCCCACTGCGAGCCCTGGGCCAGTAGCCTGTGGGGTTTAAACCACACACTGTAGCGGCCCTTGTCTTCCAGCAACTCAGCCTCTGGCGCCTTGCGCGCCAGAACCGCCTCGTCATAGTACAACTGCATGCGGGTGCCCGCTTTCACGTCGCGCTTGGCTTTGCGCAACCGCACAATCTTTCCCTTCAAGGTCCACCAGCAAGCGCCTTTCGCCATGGCGTCTTTGATACGCTGCTTCGGCAGGCCAGAAGCCTCACTTAGAATGTCCACGGCCAAGCCGGGGGTTTCTACGGTGATATCGACGGTGGTACGCATGGGCGGGCCTGATAGAAAAGTGAGCCGCCGATTATAGAAGATATGGCTGGCTAGACAAGCAGGGGACGCCAAACCGGGGACGGATTTCAAATCCGTCCCCTATCATGCCGACCCCCAGTCCGTTGATTTCTGGTTCCGTCAGCTAAAACACCAGCACCAGCGTAAATAATCCGTAAATGCTCGCCTGATGTCTGGTTATTTAAGCCGATCAGGTTAGGCTATGCCGCTTGCTTACGATTTTTGAGGTTTGAAGTTGTGGTTTCATCAAAGTGGTCTTTTTCTCGTGTTCTTGTCGTTCTGATTTTTGTTGCTGTGCTTGTGGGTAGCGCCTTTTGGGCGTATCGCCACTCTTACGCTGCAAGTAATAACACCGCTGACGTGACCACTACAGCCGTCAGTCGAGGGGACATTGACGTTTTGGTGAGCGCCACCGGCGTTCTGGAACCCAGCAACTTTGTGGATGTGGGCGCGCAAGTATCCGGACTGCTAGACGCGATTCACGTCAGAGTGGGCGAACAAATCAACAAAGATCAGCTGCTGGCAGAAATTGACCCGACCATCTATCTGGCCAGGGTAGATGCCAATCGTGCCCAACTAAAAAATCAACAGGCCCAGTTGGCCGATCGCAAAGCCCAGCTTACCCTTGCCGACATACAGTTCCAGCGCCAGACCAACCTGTTCCGTGAAGACGCCACCACCCGGGAAAACCTGCAAATTGCCGATGCCTCGCTGGCGTCTGCCAAGGCTCAGTTAGCTATGTTGCAAGCGCAACTGGAGCAGACCGCATCTACCCTGCGTGCGGAAGAAGCCAACCTGGATTACGCCCGCATTTATTCCACCATGGAAGGCACCGTCGTATCCATCACTGCCCGCCAGGGCCAAACCCTGAATACGTCACAGCAAGCACCGGTGCTGATGCGCATTGCTGATCTGTCGAGCATGAAAGTCCGCGCCCAAGTGTCTGAGGCCGACGTGGGCAGGCTAGCACCGGGCGACAAGGTGTATTTCACCACTCTGGGCGAACCTGGCAAACAGATTTATGGCCAGCTGGATTACATCGAACCCACGCCCGAAGTGCTCAACAACGTGGTGTTGTACAACGCGTTTTTCAGCGTGCCCAATGAAGCAGGGCGTTTATTGCCCAGCATGACCGCTCAGGTATTTTTTGTAGTGGAACAGGCGCGTGACGTATTGAGGGTGCCCGCGGCGACCGTTGTGGGCGGTCAGGTTTGGTTGCAACAGGGCTCTGGCGAGCTGGTAGAGCGCAAAATTGAGGTAGGCATCAGCAACCGTATTTATACCGAGGTTCGCGACGGTCTGGCCGATGGCGATCTGGTGGTCACAGGCGGAGCTCCATCAATGGAAGCAGCGTCTTCGGGCATGGGTGGGCGCTCACGGTGACAGCTCCGCTGATTGAATTACGCCAGATTACCCGAACCTTCGGCGAAGGCGACTTGCAGGTGCCTGTGCTCAAGGGCCTAGATTTGAGCATTCAAGCCGGGGAATTTGTCGCCATTATGGGGGCATCCGGGTCTGGCAAATCCACCTTGATGAACATTCTTGGCTGTCTGGACGTGGCAAGCTCCGGGCACTATTTATTTCAGGGCAAAGACGTGTCCGGGTTCAAGCGCGACGACCTGGCTCGTGCCCGCCGCGAATCCTTCGGCTTTATATTCCAGAGCTACAATCTGCTGCCGGGCATAAGCGCGTTAGACAACGTTGAAATACCGGCCATCTACGCCGGCCTTGGCAAAAAACAGCGCCGGGAGCGATCCACCGAATTGCTTGGTGAGCTCGGGCTAAGCGATAAATTGCTCAACACCCCGGCCCAGCTGTCGGGCGGGCAACAGCAGCGGGTATCGATTGCCCGGGCGTTAATGAATGGCGGTCAGATTATACTGGCGGACGAACCAACCGGCGCCCTCGACAGCGTCAGCAGCAAAGACGTCATGCGGCTGCTGCAAAGCCTGTCAGACCGCGGTCACACCGTTATTCTTATTACCCACGACGCCAAAGTCGCCCAGGCGGCAGATCGCCAGATCACCATCGCCGACGGGCTGATTACCCACGATACCGGCGCCGTTCAAGGCAACGCTGATGCGTCAGAAACTCCCCCGGCCGCGCAGCCCATGGCTAAAACAACCGACGTTAGTGGCGCTTCCGGTTGGTTTGAGGCGCTAAAAAGCGCGGTGCATTCCCTCAGCACAAACCTGTTCCGTACGGCGTTGACCCTTTTGGGCATTGTGATTGGCGTAGCGTCGGTGATCACCATGCTGGCGATCGGTGAAGGCGCACGCCAAGACATTGTTGACAGAATCAGCGCTATGGGCAGTGACCTACTGCTGGTGCGCCCCGGTGGTCCGGACCAGAGGGGTGGACGTTGGAGCGTCACCACCCTGGTGCCGTCTGACTACCACGCCATTCGAGACATACCCGGCATTCGCGCAGCGGTTCCGGAAGTCACAGGCGGCCAAACCCTGCGTTTCGGTAATCGCGATCACCAAACCGAAGTGAATGGCACGGCCTACGAATTTCCCACCGCACGGCAATGGTCCGTGGTCGCCGGTACCTTTTTTGACGAAGCCGACGAAAACCGCTACGCCGCCGTGGCGGTGTTGGGCAAAACCGTGGCCGAATCTTTATTTCCCGAACAAAGCCCGTTGGGCCATTACCTGATGGTTAATAATGTTCTGTTTCAGGTCATTGGCGTAATGGACGAGCGCGGGGCATCCCCCTGGGGTCAAGACCAGGACGACGTTGTGCTGGTGCCTTACACCACCGCCAACCTGCGCATATTTGGCCAAAACTATCTGCGCAACATCACCGTTGCGGTGGCAGATTCCGCCGACATGAACGCGGTGCAAGACCAGGTTCACAGCACCTTGCTCACGCGCCACGCCAGTGAAGATTTCCAGATTCGCAATATGGCGTCGCTGATCGATACCGTGTCAGATACCCAAGACACCCTGACATGGTTGTTGGGTTCCATCGCGGCCATTTCGTTGCTGGTGGGTGGCATCGGCGTGATGAACATCATGCTGGTGAGCGTGACCGAACGCACCCGGGAAATTGGCATCCGTATGGCCACAGGCGCGCGCACCCGTAACATTCTTCAGCAGTTTTTAACCGAGGCCTGGCTGGTGTCGGCCATTGGTGGCGTTATAGGCGTCATCCTTGGCATAGCAGCAACTCAAATCGTAGGCTGGCTTGACACACCCGTTGTGGTCACCGTGTTCCCCATGGTGCTGGCGTTCAGCTGCGCCTTTGGTACCGGGCTTCTATTTGGCTATTTGCCCGCGCGCAAAGCCGCTCATCTGGACCCCGTCCAGGCCTTGGCCGCGGAGTAATTTTATGATCCATCGCTCACAACACACGTTGCGTTTGGCACGGCTGAAACGGCGCCTGGCCCAGCCTAAACGGCGACGGACATCCGGCATCTGCGTTTTAGCGGCCTGCTTGGCCCTGGCAGGTTGCGCCACTCAGACTGCCCCGCCAGCTCCCGTGCTTATTGACGGCACACCTGTGACGGCCTTGGCCTGGGCGCCAGAACTGAACTCGAGTGCTTTAAGCGGGCTAGCCGTCACCGACCAACAATGGTGGCAGGCCTATGGCGATCCCAACTTGTCGGCGTTGATTGAAAAAGCGCAGGCGGCCAACCCGGACTTGGCCATTCTGGCCGAGAATCTGGTACAGGCCGATCTACAGCTGCAGAACGCCGGCGCCAGCCTGCTGCCCGGCATTGGTTTAAGCGGCAGTACTGGCGAACAAACAAGGCGCCCAAACGGCGACGACTGGCGCAGCAGTGGGTCTACGTCGGTATCCACGTCTATCAGTTACGAGGTGGATCTATGGGGCAGGCTGAGCGCAGCAGAAAGTGCCGCCAGCTTCCGCCGAGATGCCAGCGCTTTTGATTTCTCCGCCGCGCAGCTCAGCCTTTCCGGCGCAGTGGCCAGTAACTGGTTCCAATTGTTGGAGTTACGCCAGCGCTTGAACATCGCCCGGCAAAATCTGGAGTTGGCAGAGCAAACCCTGCGCATTGTGGATGTGCGATACCGCAACGGCGTTGCCGACCGTTCCGAACTAGCCCGCCAACGCACCGCCGTGCTGGTGTTGCGCAACGCCTTGCCCACGCTGGTGTATGGCCTGCGCCAGAGCGAAGCGGCACTGCAGGTGCTTAGCGGCGAACCGCCCTGGATGGTAAACGCAGATGTGCCAGCAGGGGCTTTAGAACAACTCAGTATTCCAGACATTAATGCAGCATCGCCCGCAGAGCTGATTACCCGAAGGCCAGACCTTGCCGCCGCCGAAGCCCGCTTGCAGGCGGCCAACGCCGACATCGCCCAGGCCCGAGCCGCGCTCTTGCCGGCGGTGTCATTAAGCGCGGCTCTGGGACTCTCTTCTGATGGGTTGTTCAGCCTTTCCAGTCCGCTGACGACTGCGAACGGTTTGCTTGCCCTTAGCCAAACCCTGTTCGACGGTGGCGCGCGAAGCAATAATGTGGCGCTCAGCGAATCGCGCCAGGTTGCCCTGGTACAAAATTATCGCTCATCTCTATTGAGCGCGTTTTCAGAAGCGGGAGACGCCATGGCGCGCATCAATCTGTATCGGGAACAGGAACAGCGACTGGCGGAAATTGAACAGCAGGCCGATGAAACCCTGCGCTTAAGTGAGGTTCGCTATCGTCAGGGCGTAGAAGATCTGATTACTCTGCTGGACAGCCAGCGCACGTTGTTCGATGCCAGAGTGCAGCGCAGCGGAGCGCGGCTGAATCGCTTACTGGCAACCGTGGATTTGTACAAAGCAGTCGGCGGTGGCTTTTAAGCCGCCGCCGTGGCACAAAAAACGTGCGGGAAGGGCAGTGTAACGAATCAGGCCGGCTCGAAGCGCTGCTTCAGCCACGCGTTGATGTCGTTGGATTCGTACAGCCATTGGTGGCTGCCGTCCGCTTTGGCAATCCGCAAGCAGGGTACTTTCACGGCACCACCGCCGGCTAAAATTTCAGCGCGGTGCTCAGTGTTATGCTGGGTGTCACGCAGTTCAATATTCAAATTCATGCGCTTGATTTCTTTACGAACTTTGACGCAGAACGGGCAAGTTTTGAATTGATACAGCGCCAGCTCCTGGCACGCTTCGTCTACTTTCTGTTGCTCCTGGGCGCTACGCTGCACTGGTTTGCCACCTCCGATTTGCTCGTTGAGCAGTACAAACGGGGTCAGAATAAGCCGCAAAGTGCGGAAAAAATAACGAATAACAATTCTCATGGAATAAGCCTTGGCGGTCAGTATTAAAAAATAACCCGTAATTATTTACGATCAATTCGCAACTAAAGATCGACAGGGTATCAGATTTTTTGCGCTTCGCGCAGAATCCTGTGACCATTCCGAAAATGACAAAGCAGGGTGATATGGGCATGAACAGCCGCTGGCGGGTAGGCATCGATCTTGGTGGAACAAAAACCGAAGTCATCTTGTTAGACGGCGCCAACGAAACCCAATTTCGCGCCCGCATCTCAAGCCCTCAGGGAGACTACGAAGCCACCCTGAATGCTATCAAAGAACTGGTCGAAGCCGCTGAATTACGGGCCGGCGAAGACGCACTGCCCGTAGGTGTGGGCATTCCCGGCTCCGTGTCGGGCCTGACAGGTTTGGTCAAAAACGCCAATTCCACCTGGCTTAACGGCCAGCCCATGGCCGCTGATTTAACCCACCTGCTGCAACGCCCGGTCTGCCTGACGAATGACGCCAACTGCCTGGCCTTGTCTGAAGCCAGCGACGGCGCAGGGCAGGGCTACAAAGTGGTGTTCGCGGCCATTCTGGGTACCGGCTGCGGCGCTGGCATCACCGTTAACGGCCAGCTGCTCACAGGCCCAAACGGCCTTGCGGGCGAATGGGGCCACAACCCACTGCCATGGACACCACAAACAGAACTAAACCAGCGCCCGTGCTTCTGTGGCCGCTTTGGCTGCAACGAAACCTTCTTGTCTGGCACCGGGCTGGCCCTAACCCATCGTTTGCTGTGGGAAGAGCCGTTGGATGCCCGAAACATCGTTGAGCGTTTTCAAAACGATCCCCGCGCTGCCCGCTCACTCGACGATTACGCAGATCACTTGGCCCGCGGCCTGGCGGCCGTCATCAACTTGCTTGACCCAGACGTCATCGTACTGGGCGGCGGCATGTCAAATGTACCGACCCTTTACGACGAGTTGGCAACGCGTTTGCCGACGTACGTTCTCGGAAGTGAGTGCGAAACACCCATAAGACAAGCGATACACGGCGATTCCAGTGGCGTCCGCGGTGCCGCTTGGCTCGCCCAAGACAGGGGACGGATTTAAAATCCGTCCCCGCCCCCTAGCTCCGGCTTTTTCGCAGCGAAGCTCGAAGAGCCGAACTGAGCACGCCCCAGCGGTTTACGATCAATGCCGCAAAGATCAAACCGCAGCCGGCCAGCTGAACTGGCGTCATGATTTCATCAAACCATCTTGCCGCGAACAAAGACACCCAAACCGGTTCGATCACCAGAATAACGGCACCGTGGCTATGCGCAGACAAGCTCTGTGCATAGGTTTGGGCAAGAAAACGCCCTGCAGTGCCCACAATTGCGCTGGCAAGAATCCACCAGATCAGAAGCGGTGGCGGGTTACTGAACGTTGGCTGCCACGATTCTGTCATGAGCGATTCCACCAAAGTCACCAAGCCGACGGTAAGCAGAGCAATAGCCGTCAGTGGAAGAGCGGGAATGCGCTGTTTTTCGATGGCGTTGCCCTGCCGATTGATGGCAATGCGCTGATTCGCGGCGCGGGTGTTCAATGTAAAGTACAGCGCAAAAATAAAAGCCGCCATCGCGAAAAAAATCTGCGCAGGCTCTGGCTGAAAACCGTTTCGAAGTGACAGAAGTGCCAGCCCGGCTACCGCGACGGGAATGGCAAGCCAGGTGCTTGCAGGTTGTGCCTCTTTAAAAAGGAGGCGAGCAAGGATGGGAACGATCACCACGCCCAGGCTGGTGATGAAAGCACCTTCACCCATGCTGGTACCATGAAACAACCCCATTACCCAGAAGCTCATGGCAACGCCGAATACCAGGCCTACACCCAAACTGCGTTTAACCTGATCCCCACTCAAACGTGCCAGTGACCGGTAAGCGAAAGCCGCCAAAAAGCTACCTGCGATCAAAAATCTCAGCGCCATAAACAACAACGGTGGCATAAGCAAAATAGCTTCTTTAGAAAATATCCAGCTAGTGGCAGCAAGCAGCGTAACACCAACCAGAATCAGGTCAGATTTATGGGCGTTGGTCATGGTGTGGCTCGGCTGTCAAAAGAGAGGGGACAGATTTAAAATCTGTCCCCAGTTTGCGAGTAATGTATAGTTTGCGAAGTAAAAAAGGAAGACGGCTGATGGTGGTGCTCGTCAAAGTGCACTCCGATTTAAGAGTCACCTAAGTAAAACTCACCTCGCCCGCCACCACCTCAGAACAGCACACGCGATTTCGCCCTAAAGCCTTGGCTTGGTACAACGCCTTATCGGCTCGATTAACGGCGTTTTCCACCGATTCCACGGCGGTATTCACTTCCGCAACGCCTATGCTTACGGTAATACGCACGTCCAATCCATCGCCGGCATCAACGGCATGCCTTTCAACGCCCCTGCGAATACGTTCGGCACAACTCCGGGCTTCTGCGTGATCAGCGCCGGGCAAAAGAATCATAAACTCCTCGCCGCCAAACCGGGCGACCAGATCCCTGTCCCGGCTGTACTGTTGGAAAATGACCGCTATGTCCACCAATACCAGGTCGCCAACATGATGGCCGTATTCATCGTTCACCGCTTTGAAATAATCAATATCAAGTGCAATAACAGATAAATCTTCCCCGGTGGCTCTCGCCTTTTCAACCATATACTCACCCTCAGACATGAAATGTCGGCGGTTATAAAGCTGAGTGAGCGGGTCGGTAGCCGCCTGCTGTTTGAATTCATTCTGTTTGGAGCGGATATCCTCCAGCATTTTTATCCGGTAGGAGATGATGAACGCCAGTGTTAGTGCTTCCAGCACAATGCCAATCCCGACACCATGGCTGTTTATATAATTCGGCTCGACCAGGCCCTTGTAATACAACACGGCAACCCCGTTGAACACCACAAAGAAAGTGTGGCCAACAAGAAAGAACTTCACCAAAGGGTGTCCCCTACGCAACAACGAGATACCTACCGAAAAGGTCACAACCATTAACAGCGCCGCGAGGCTGGCTGCGGGTTTCATTGCCCCTACAGGATCAAACAGGCCATACACTAGCGTGATGACCAACAAAGCCAGCATGCCCTGCAGCACGCGGTGTTCGGTGCGGTAGAACTCTGGCGTCTCGAAAATCGACATCATGAACAACAACAGAAAAATCGGCATGCTGATAAGCGCCAGATTCAACACGAAAACGGCATCGCCGTAGACATTGAACGCTTTGCCAAGCAGCCCGTAGGAGAGCGCAATCCACGCCAGGCCCGAGATCAGATACAAAGAATAGAAAATGTTCTCGCTTTTGCTGGTGGCAAAGTACAAAAGTGCGTTGTACAAAACCATTGCCAACATCATGCCCACCAACAGCGCGATATCCAGGTGACCACCAACGAGTGCTTGGCGAGATCGCTCATTGTCGTAGATTTCCAATGAAAACCATTGGTGCGAATACACATGGCTGCGAACATAAACAACCACGGTTTCTCCCAAGGGCACCGTGAACGGATAGATCACCGTTCCCTGGTACATCAGGGGGTGATCACTGGCATCGTTAAGGTCAACCGATGCCTGGTCAATCAGGTTTTGAGAACGCTCTTGAAAGATATCGACTGAACGCACGTGATAAGCACTGGGCAAGTGCAGAAAAAGAGCCCTTGCTTTCAGGCTCGAATTGCGCAGAGTAAATCGGAACCAGGTCACGGCCGCATTGGTGCCAAGCGAGGTGCTGCTGGTCGTCTCCTGAAAGGTCTGCTCACGAACCTCCTTGTAGCTCAGCGACTGAGAACCGTCAGTGAAATACTCAACTTGAAAATCCGTTAACCGAATCGCTTCCTGGCCGATATCCAGAGTCGGCGACGCCTGAGCAGCAAAACTCGAGATAAACAGCAACAAAAAGCACAAAATCATTCGGTAGGTGGCCATTGAAGGGGTCCTTGCACCTGCAAAACTTGGAGCTTAGCACCTGCGGGGCAATTCCCCACATCAACATGGAAAGAAAAGGGACAGATTTTAAATCTGTCCCTGGTTTTCAATCCCCAACCTTCAGACAAAAAAAAGCCACCAGGCTCGCGCGCTAAGTGGCTTTTTTTGAACTAAATTCTGGTAGGACCAGGCAGATTTGAACTGCCGACCTCTGCCATGTCAAGGC encodes the following:
- a CDS encoding efflux transporter outer membrane subunit gives rise to the protein MIHRSQHTLRLARLKRRLAQPKRRRTSGICVLAACLALAGCATQTAPPAPVLIDGTPVTALAWAPELNSSALSGLAVTDQQWWQAYGDPNLSALIEKAQAANPDLAILAENLVQADLQLQNAGASLLPGIGLSGSTGEQTRRPNGDDWRSSGSTSVSTSISYEVDLWGRLSAAESAASFRRDASAFDFSAAQLSLSGAVASNWFQLLELRQRLNIARQNLELAEQTLRIVDVRYRNGVADRSELARQRTAVLVLRNALPTLVYGLRQSEAALQVLSGEPPWMVNADVPAGALEQLSIPDINAASPAELITRRPDLAAAEARLQAANADIAQARAALLPAVSLSAALGLSSDGLFSLSSPLTTANGLLALSQTLFDGGARSNNVALSESRQVALVQNYRSSLLSAFSEAGDAMARINLYREQEQRLAEIEQQADETLRLSEVRYRQGVEDLITLLDSQRTLFDARVQRSGARLNRLLATVDLYKAVGGGF
- a CDS encoding glutaredoxin, giving the protein MRIVIRYFFRTLRLILTPFVLLNEQIGGGKPVQRSAQEQQKVDEACQELALYQFKTCPFCVKVRKEIKRMNLNIELRDTQHNTEHRAEILAGGGAVKVPCLRIAKADGSHQWLYESNDINAWLKQRFEPA
- a CDS encoding ROK family protein, whose translation is MTIPKMTKQGDMGMNSRWRVGIDLGGTKTEVILLDGANETQFRARISSPQGDYEATLNAIKELVEAAELRAGEDALPVGVGIPGSVSGLTGLVKNANSTWLNGQPMAADLTHLLQRPVCLTNDANCLALSEASDGAGQGYKVVFAAILGTGCGAGITVNGQLLTGPNGLAGEWGHNPLPWTPQTELNQRPCFCGRFGCNETFLSGTGLALTHRLLWEEPLDARNIVERFQNDPRAARSLDDYADHLARGLAAVINLLDPDVIVLGGGMSNVPTLYDELATRLPTYVLGSECETPIRQAIHGDSSGVRGAAWLAQDRGRI
- a CDS encoding DMT family transporter — encoded protein: MTNAHKSDLILVGVTLLAATSWIFSKEAILLMPPLLFMALRFLIAGSFLAAFAYRSLARLSGDQVKRSLGVGLVFGVAMSFWVMGLFHGTSMGEGAFITSLGVVIVPILARLLFKEAQPASTWLAIPVAVAGLALLSLRNGFQPEPAQIFFAMAAFIFALYFTLNTRAANQRIAINRQGNAIEKQRIPALPLTAIALLTVGLVTLVESLMTESWQPTFSNPPPLLIWWILASAIVGTAGRFLAQTYAQSLSAHSHGAVILVIEPVWVSLFAARWFDEIMTPVQLAGCGLIFAALIVNRWGVLSSALRASLRKSRS
- a CDS encoding diguanylate cyclase, whose product is MATYRMILCFLLLFISSFAAQASPTLDIGQEAIRLTDFQVEYFTDGSQSLSYKEVREQTFQETTSSTSLGTNAAVTWFRFTLRNSSLKARALFLHLPSAYHVRSVDIFQERSQNLIDQASVDLNDASDHPLMYQGTVIYPFTVPLGETVVVYVRSHVYSHQWFSLEIYDNERSRQALVGGHLDIALLVGMMLAMVLYNALLYFATSKSENIFYSLYLISGLAWIALSYGLLGKAFNVYGDAVFVLNLALISMPIFLLLFMMSIFETPEFYRTEHRVLQGMLALLVITLVYGLFDPVGAMKPAASLAALLMVVTFSVGISLLRRGHPLVKFFLVGHTFFVVFNGVAVLYYKGLVEPNYINSHGVGIGIVLEALTLAFIISYRIKMLEDIRSKQNEFKQQAATDPLTQLYNRRHFMSEGEYMVEKARATGEDLSVIALDIDYFKAVNDEYGHHVGDLVLVDIAVIFQQYSRDRDLVARFGGEEFMILLPGADHAEARSCAERIRRGVERHAVDAGDGLDVRITVSIGVAEVNTAVESVENAVNRADKALYQAKALGRNRVCCSEVVAGEVSFT